From the genome of Luteibacter rhizovicinus DSM 16549:
GCGTTGTCGTGATACGCGGACAGCGTGTGCGCAGGCGACTTCTGGTGGGTGTTCTTGATCATGCCGAACAGGGAGTTTTCCTGCGTCTGGCCGTCGAGCGTCCAGGTGGCGTTGAACACCTTGTGCCGGCAGTGCTCCGAGTTGGCCTGGGCGAACATCATCAGTTCGGCGTCGGTCGGCGCACGGCCCATCTCGGCGTAGCGATCGGTGAGATAGTCGATTTCGTCGTCGGCCAGCGCGAGACCCAGCTGCTGGTTGGCTGCGGAAAGCGCGGCGCGCGGATCGGCGCCGAGTTCCACATGCCCCAGCGGGCCCGGCTCGCCGGCGAGGAACAGACCCGAGGCATCGGCCAGCGAAGCCAGCGGTGACTGCACCATGGGATCGCAGAACGCCCCCATGAGGGCAGCGTAGCTGGGGTCGCTGGAGTCCGGCATGCCGGTCACCCGCCACGCGGTACCGCGCTCGACCCGGCGCACGTCGAAACCCGCGCCATGGAGAATGTCGGTGGCCTTGCTGGACCAGGGCGAGATCGTTCCCAGGCGTGGCACGACCCAGAAGGTGGCCTCGTCCGGGTTGCCCGGCTTCGCTTCCAGCACCGACAGCAGGCGCGCGCGCGCCTCGCCTTCCGGTGCGACGGCGACGTCGACGAAATAGGTGAACCAGGCGGCCTGAACACGCGTGCCGTGATGCAGGGCATCGAGGTGCGCGTTCAGTCGTTCGAGGCGAAACGGTGAGAGGGCGCTCTGCCCGTCGAGTGCGATCATGCGGGGGAAAAGGCGCTGCAGGAAAACCCCCATTCTACATGATGTTGCGCGGCAGCATCGGGGTGACGCATCGCCGCTGAAGCGGCTCCCACAGGACCGAGGCAGGCTACGCCCTTTGTGGGAGCCGCTTCAGCGGCGATGCTCTTGCCTTCAGCCGTTCCGGGCCGTCCCAGCCGGGGCGTTCAGGGCCTTCACCATCTGCTCGGGCGTGAGGTAGCCCCCGATCACGTCACCGCTTTCATTGACGATGGTGGGGGTGCCGTTCACGCCAAGACGCTCGCCCAGCTCGAATTCGTCCTTGACCGGGTTGGCGCAGCTGGCGGTTTTCACCGCGGCGCCCGTCATGGCCGAGTCGAAGGCGCTCTTGCGATCCGCGGCGCACCAGACCGAGACGGCCTTGGTGTACGACGGGGTGTCGTTGCCCGCCGTGGTCTTGACGCCCTCGCGGGGCCAGAACACGTACTCGACAGCGATACCCTGCTTGTTGAGTTCCTTGATCTGCGAGTGCAGCTGGCGGCAGAACCCGCAGTCCACGTCGGTGAAGACGGTGATCGTGTGTTTCGGATTGGCCGGCGAATAGATCAGCCGCTGGGACTCGGGCACCTTCGCCAGCTCGGCCTTGCGCATGCCGGACCAGGCAGCGGCGCTGAGGTCGGTCTTCTTCTGCAGGTCGACCAGGTTGCCGTTGAGCATGTAGTGGCCATCGGCGCTCACGTAGACCATGCGGCCCGACGCGACCACCTGGTAATAACCGGGAATCGGCGCGGGCGCGATGCTCTGCACCTCGATGCCGGGGCCGATTCCTTCGACGGCGGCGCGCACGGCGGCCTGGTCGTCGGCGGCGCTGGCCGTCATGGCGAACGCGCCAGCCAGGATGGCCGGGAGAATCTTCTTGAACATAGCGGACTCCAATCTGCTACCGGGGGAAAAGCGGGGCAGGTGTTGGAACACGCGCCGCGCCATCGGTTCCCCCGATTGTGCCATGGGCACTCAACCGCGAGGGTGATGCTGGGCGTGAAGCCGCTTCAGCCCTTCCTTGGCCACGAGGGTGTAGATCTGCGTGGTACTGAGCGAGCTGTGCCCCAGCAGCATCTGCAGGGCACGCAGATCCGCCCCGTGATTGAGCAGGTGCGTGGCGAACGAATGCCGGAGCACGTGCGGTGATACGCGGCTGGCCGGGATGCCCACCTGCATGGCGTAGCGCTTGACCAGGGTCCAGAACATCTGCCGCGTCATACCGTCACCCCGCCGGGAAAGGAAGAGCGCTGCCGGCTGGCCGTGTCCCTTGGCCAGCTGCGGCCGGGCCTCGCGCAGGTACGTTTCCACGTGACTGAGGGCCTCCTCGCCGACCGGTACGAGCCGATCCTTGCCGCCCTTGCCGGTGACCCGCAGCACGCCTTGTCGCGTATTCAGGCCGGCGAGCGGCAGCTCGACGAGTTCCGATACCCGCAGACCCGACGAGTACATCAATTCGAGCATCGCGCGATCGCGCTGGCCCAGCGGGCCGGCCAGATCGGGCGCGACGATCAAGGCCTCGATCTCGCGCTCGGCCAGCGCCTTGGGCAAGCTGCGTGGCATGCGCGGCCGCTGCATGAGCAGGGTCGGATCCTCGCGCGCGCCGTCGTCCCGAGCCAGTTGTGCGAAAAAGCGGCGGAACGCCGACTGGCGTCGCGCCATGCTGCGCACCGCGACGGGCTGGCTGCCGTGATAGGCGGAAAGGTCTTCGCGACCCGCCGTCACCAACGAGCTCCCCCGTGTGCCGAGCCAGCGCGCCAGACCCTGAAGGTCCTGGCGGTAAGCCTCGAGCGTGCGATCGGCCAGGCCGTCCTCGGCCCAGATACGCTCGACGAAGCGCTCGATCAGGCGCGCGTCATCGGCGGCAAGTTCGGGGGCGGAAGCTTTTTCAGGTGGGGCACGCATGCGTCGATGGTCGCACGCGAGGTGATTGCCTCAAAGCCGCTGAATGCTCGACTGGTAGCCAGCGACGACATAGCCGACCTGATGCTCACCGGAATCGCGTAGCGAAAGGCAAGGACCGCCTGTTTGCTGCGCCCCGTCTACAATGCGGCGTCGCCACCGCCCCGGAATCGCATGACCCCGACCTCGTCCGCGCCTGCCTGGCGACGCTTCGCCGCCATCGTCTACGACGCACTCGCGGTGGTCGCCATCGTCATGGTCGTCGGGTTGCTCGCGCAGATGGCGACCGGTGGTCGGCTGTTCGACGAACACGGCCACATGCTCACGTGGTGGTACCAGCCGCTGCAGGGCGTCGTGGTCGGTGCCTATTTCCTGCTGTCCTGGGTGCGTGGCGGGCAGACGCTTGGCATGCGGCCGTGGCGCATCCGCGTCACCGATGCGGAAGGCGCGCCCGTGACCTGGATGCGAGCCCTGGTCCGCCTCGCGATCGCGGCGCTGCCCCTTGCCCTGGTACTCGTCTATCCGCTCACCTCACTGAAGGCCGCGCTCTGGGCGCCGGTGATCGGCTGGCTCGTTTTGTTGCTGCCTGCGTGGTTCGATCGGCGTCGCCGGGCCATCCACGACATGATCGCCGGCACCGAAATCCAGCGTCTGCCTACTTGAACTGATCGCTGGCTGGCACCCACGAACCGCTCGCTGCCTTCGGCGCGGGCACGTTGATCTTGATCGAGGCTTCGCAGCCCGGCGGCAGCGGACCGCCCGCAATGCGCGCGGCGGTGCAGTAAGCGGTGTTGTCCAGCGCGACCGGCGCCGCCGCCACCGTCGCGGCATTCGCCGGCGGCAGGTTCTCGGCCAACGGTTTGGCGGGGGCCATGGTCTGATTCTTCACGGTGGCGTCGGTGTTTGCCGGCGCGGGTGGACCATCACCACCGCTGCAGCCCAGGCTGAAGATCGAGATGGCGTTCATCGCGGCGCTCGCGTTCTTCGCGCCGGCCGTGCCGGGCCCCGCCGTGCAGTTGAGGCGAATGCCACGCGGTAATGGCACGGCGAAATGCGCTGTGCTGGCTTCGACGCCATGGCGGAGTGCCGTGTCCACGCTCGACTCGCCCTTCGGCGTCCACGCGCCGTCGAAGCGCGTCGGCTTGTAGTCCACGTGGAAATGCGGGCCGTTCTGCACGGTCACGTTGCCGCGCGGCTTCAGTTCCGTGTACGCGCCAACCTGGCCGGTCTTGTCGCCCTGCCCGCCAGCGACACCGTCGCTGCGATTCGACGTGCCATTCGCGCCGGTCAGCCGGTCGCCTTCATCGACACCCTTGGCAGCGCCCGGTTTGCCGGATTCCTGCGCGGCGCCTGGCGTGTTCGAGCCGGCGACGTTGGCGTCGCCCGGCGATGCCTTGCCAGCAGGCTGCCCCTGGACGGCATCGGCCGCCTGGTTCTGGCCCTGTTTGCCCTCGGTCGCGGCGGCCTGAGCGGCAGCGGCCTCACCCGTCGCCGTATCACCGGGCGCCTGACCCGGTGCCGAGGGCGCCGTGTCGGCACCGGCGACCGGACGCTGCATCTCCCCCGGCGACACCGCGGGCGCCTGCACGGACGGCCGATCGACAGTAGCGACCGGGGCCGACACGGACGGCTTCGCCACGGCATCGGGTAGCGGGACGGCCTCGAGCTCCGCCTCGGCCTCGACGGCAGGCGCCTGCACGGCCTGCACCGTTTGTGCCGAGACTTTCGGCGGCACGGGACGCGTATCGACGGTCAAATCCGGCGTCGGCGCCGCGGGCTCGGGCGCGACCTGCGGCAACGGCACGTCCTGCGGTGTCGGCGGTGCCGAGCTCTCCTCGACCTCCGGACGCGGCACGGTCGCCAGGGTCATCGCCTGGGTCGGCACCGGCGTCGTGCGCTCTGCGGTAATCGTCGGCGGCGTCGGCGTGACGGTCATCTGCGATGCCGGCGTCGGCGGGATATCCAGCGACGCGGGCGGCGGCATGGTTTCCGAACCCTCTTCCTGGGGCCGGCGCACCGGTTCGGGCTGGAAGGTCGGCGGCACCACCTGCGGCTTCGGCGTGTCGACGGCAAGATCGGGTGGTGCCGGGGTCGGCAGCGGCACTTTCTCGAGATCGCGCTGCGGTGGCGGGGCCTTGGGCTGGACCATGGGACGCTCGGCCACGGCCGCCACGCTCGGTGGCGGCGCGACGGGTTTCGGCGCCGGCTTGACCTTGGGCGCCGGGACCGCGGGTGCCGCGACGGCCGGACGGGACGGCGTCTTCGTTGCCGCGACGGCGGCCGCATGCGACCCGCGGGCCGCGCGGCTGGCCTTGGTGTCCCACGTGGTCGTGTGCTTCACCTTGGCCACCGGCGCCGTCGACGGCGTACCGCGCACGGGCGGCACCGGCGGAGGCGGCTTGTCGAGCAGGCGCACCTGCAGGGCATCCGGTGTGTCCGGCCCCGGTGGCGGTGGCAGCACGTTGTACGCCGGGCCGAGGATCATCCCGAACAGGAAGACCAGGTGGATGAGCAGGGTGCCGACCCAGCCGGCGATACGCCGGCCACTCGCACGTGGCTTCTCACGGAGGAGGCGTCGATAGACGAGCGCACGCATGGCCGCCTCGCGAGGCGAGACGGGCAGCGAATTCGCGGCGATCGAGGGATCGCTGTCCGGCGGGCGAGGGGTCTGCATGGACGGTTAGTGTCCATGCTGCGGGCGCCGCAGACAATCGCTGCGTGTGCCCCGGGACGTTACTTGCCGGCGCGTCGATCGCGCTCGGCGTTCTCCTGGTCCATCGCCTTCAGTGGAATATCCGATGCACATCCTTGCGGAAGGGGCTTGTCGGCACGGAACGCAGCAATGCACTGCGCCTCGGTGGGCGGCGTCGGCTGGTCGGGAAGATCCTTTGCCAAGGGGTTCGCCGGCGCCATGCTCAGGCGCACGTCACCATCCTTCTTCGAGGCCTTCGAGGGATCTTCACCACTGCAACCGGCCGGCAGGACGAACAGGACCGTCGCGCAGTTCACGCGCGTGCCGTGGCCCAGGTCGACGGTCTGCTTCACCGTGGTCTTTTCGATGACCTGGCGGACGCCTTTACTGAGGGCGTTTTCATCGCGCGGCGCCCAGTCTTTTTCGAAACGCGTCTGCGTGTACGTCACCGTGGTCTTGTGCGACATGATGCCGGTGTCGTCGGTAGGCTTGCGCGCGACGAAGTCGGGCTTCGATCCGGCACCGGACGTTGGCATCGCCACGCTGCCATCCCGGCCGAACAGATTGGCCGCTGGCGCCTGGCTCGCTGGCGCGGGCGTCGGCGCGGCGGCCTCGACCGGCGTTTCATCCTCGGGTTTCTTCTTCGGCGGTGGCTCGGGGCGTGTCGCTTCCGGCGAGCGCACCTTGGGCGGTGGGTCGGACACCGGCGGCGGGGGCGGCACGTTGGCGACGGGAGGGGGCGGACGTGTCGGTTCGATGAAGCGCACCTCGAGCACATCGGCGTGGTCGTCGGGCGGGGCGAGGCCGACCTGCACCCGGGGCTGCATCTCGTAGCGCACGAGGAAGATCAGCACGATGTGCAGGATCAGGGCCGCTGCCAGGGCCAGCGTGAAGCGCACCCGGTCCCGCGGCGGCGGACGGCGGCCGATCGCATGCAGGGCGATCAGGCTGGCCACATCCAGGGGAGCCAAGCCACGCGAGCGCGACGACGCCTCCGGCTCGAGCCGGTGGGGTTCGACGAACGGCGGTGGCGCCTTACCGGGATATTGCACGCGAGCGGGAGTCCCCATGGGGCCTTCGGAAGTGGGACAGGATAGTGGCGCGCGGCTGAGCACAGCGTAAGCCCTGCCTAGAGACCGCGGAGGCCGGCAAAGATTCCCCTTGCGTCCGGCACGGGTTCGGAGAAACCTTGGGTCGGCGTTGGCGCGCCTGAACCACCACCGCCATGAGCGTCCGGATTGCCCGGACGACCTTGAGAAGGAGGGTCGCATCGTGTCGCCATCCACGGAACGCATCCGCAGCCTCGCCCTTGCCGGTCACGCCGGCGCCGGCAAGACCACCCTGTTCGAAGCCATGCTTCACACCGGCGGCGCACTGACGACCCCTGGCAGCATCGAGCGTGGCAGTACCGTCTCCGACACCGACCCCATGGAGAAATCACGGGGGCATTCGATCGACGCGTCGATCGCCTCGATCGAGCGACATGGCTATCGCATCCATCTGCTCGACACGCCGGGATACGCCGACTTCCGCGGGCCCGCCCTGGCCGCCCTCGCCGCCGCCGATACCGTGGCCATCGTGGTCAACGGGGCGAACGGGATCGAGCACGGCACACGCACGATGATGGCGCACGCCAGGGAGCGGGGTATGGCTCGCATCCTCGTGGTCAACCGGATCGATGCCGAAGGCCTCGACCTGCCTGGCCTGGTCGACGCGTTACGCGAGGAATTCGGCAACGAATGCCTGCCGCTGAACCTGCCGGCATCGAAAGGGCACTCGGTACGCGATGCCTTTTTCCAGACCGCCGGCGACACGGACTTCTCGTCGCCGGGAGAAGCGCACCAACGCATCATCGACCAGGTCGTCGAGATCGACGACGAGGTGATGGAGCATTACCTCGAAGCCGGTGAGTCCGCGCTGTCCGCGGCCGAAATTCGCGGTGCGCTCGAGCACTGCCTGCGCGATGGACATCTCGTGCCGATCGTCTTCACCAGCGCGCGCGACGGCATCGGTGTCGACGAACTCCTCGAACTGGTCGAGCGCATCCTGCCCTGCCCCACCGAAACCAACCCGCCGCCGTTCCGCGACCACGCCGGAGCGCCCTTCGACGTCGCCGCCGATGCATCGCGTCACGTCGTCGCCGATGTATTCAAGATCGTCAACGATCCCTTCGTCGGCAAGCTCGGCGTGTTTCGCGTCTGGCAGGGCACCGTGCGCAAGGACGCCCAGCTATTCGTCGACGATGGACGCAAGCCCTTCAAGGTGGCGCATCTGTTTCGATTGCAGGGCCGCGAGCATGTCGAAGTGGACGAGGCCTTGCCCGGCGACATCGCTGCCGTGGCGAAGATCGACGACATCCATTTCGACGCCGTGCTGCACGACGCCGCCGACGAATCGCGCATCCACCTCGAGCCATCCGCCTTCCCGGCACCCATGTTCGGCCTTGCCGTGGAGCCGGCACACAAGGGGCAGGAACAGAAGCTGTCGCAGGCCCTGTGCAAGCTCGCCGAGGAAGACCCGTGCTTTCGCGTCGAGCACCACAAGGAACTCAACGAGACCGTCATCCGCGGACTGTCCGACCTGCACCTGAAACTCATGCTGGAACGGATGAAGGCGCGTTACGACGTCGACGTGATCACGCATCCGCCCCGCATCGCCTACCGCGAAACGATCGGCGCGAACGCCGAAGGCCATCATCGGCACAAGAAGCAGACCGGGGGTGCCGGCCAGTTCGGCGAGGTCTTTCTGCGCGTGGAACCGCTGGAACGCGGCAGGGGATTCGTCTTCGACGATGAGACCAAGGGTGGCGTGATCCCCGGACAGTTCATGCCGGCGATCGAAAAAGGGGTGCGCCAGGCGCTGGACGGCGGCGCCATCGCGGGCTACCCGATCCAGGATGTCCGCGTCGTGGTCTACGACGGCAAGCACCATCCGGTCGACTCGAAAGAGGTCGCCTTCATCAGCGCCGGCCGCAAGGCCTTCCTCGATGCGGTGTCGCGCGCCCACCCCCAGGTGCTCGAACCCGTGGTCGACCTGGAGGTGTCTATCCCGGAACGCTACGTGGGTGACGTCACGGGAGGCCTGGCGTCCAAGCGCGCGCACATCATGGGCACCGATTCGCTACGAGGCGGCGAGACCCTGATCAAGGCACGTGTGCCTCTGGCGGAGCTGACCGATTATCCGACGCAGTTGAAAGCCATGACCGGTGGACAGGGTCGCTACGCGATGGCATTCAGCCATTACGACGCCGTACCGGCCGGGGTACAGCGGAAGCTGGCGGAGCAGTGGAAGCCGCGGGCCGAGGAAGACTGAAGCGGCACGCTTTTATAGGAGCCGATTCATCGGCTCCTATATGCCTCATCCAACCGTTATCAGGCTGCCGTCCTAGGCGTCCATCACGCTTGAGACGTATCTCGCAGCCATTATCTTGCCGCCGCGAACATGTACAACGAGTAGCTTGCGAGGATAAGCGGGCTCAGATCCCCCAGGCCCAGCCTGATACTCTGTCGGCATGTGGACGGCTGGATCATCGACGTCTATCGTACCGAACGACTCATATTCGGGAAATGGAGGCTCGAACACCCCTGGCCTTGAGCGCCCTTCATCCAGTGGAGGCAATTGAACCACGTCAACGACTCCTCCAGAGGACTTCGCATCCGCCTCCAGCGCCTCCTTGAACTCGCTGTAGGCTTTCCCTATCACTGAATCCAGGTTCATGACACTACCTCCATGTAGCACGTGATTTAGCACAGCTTGCGAGTTGTCAGTAAATGCGCCAACGCGTTAGCCACGCGTTAAAAACACGATCCTACGAAACGCTTTTTTTCCAGCATCAGTCCGTTAATTCGGCAGAAATAACGTTACTCATTTGAGCCCATTGCACATGATGCTTGCATCAGCGCTTGGGCTTGAGCATCGTACCGATGCAGTTCGGCGCGCCGCACAGGCAGGCCCACACCTTCTTCAGACGCGCCGTGTGCGGCATGTCCAGGGTGATGCCGTAGTCGTAGGTCAGCTCTTCGCCGGGGGCAATGTCGCGGATGGCCTCGATCAGCACGCGGTCCTTTTTGGACGGCTTGCCTTCCACGGCTTCCTCGATCACCGCCTGGCAGTTCGGGTTGCAACCGTGGTTGATCCAGCGCGCCGTATTGCCGTTGCTGTTGCCGTCGACGATGAAGCGCTCGTTGAGGGTGAACAGGAAGGTGTGGCCGGTCTCGCCACCATCGCCGTATTTCTTGTCGGCCTGGGCGTGGGTGATGCGATCGCCCTTGTATTCGACGATCTCGTCGCCGGCCTTGATGGCGCCGGTGGCGAAAACGCCGTTTCCGTGGATGGGAGAGCGTCGGGCGGCGATACGTCGGGTCATGGGAAGGCACGTAGAAAGGTCAATGCGGATGATGCCTGCTCGACCGACGCTTGGGAACCGCGTTTCAAACGCACGTCTCGCGCGTATGGCCCGGCCGGCGCTACCATCGAACGACTGTTCGACGCCAACCGCCGGAATTCCAGGGAATGACCTCGACCCTTCGCACCACCGTTTTTCGCGTGTCGCTGCTGGCCGCGACGGCTCTCCTGGCGGCCTGCGGCCCCGAGAAGAAGAGCGTGTATCCGCCCGCCGTGACCCTGCAGCAGGTCGCCGCCAAGCCGGGTGGCACCTGGCATGTGACGCTGCGCCTGCGCAACAACAGCTACGGCGGCATGTCCTTCGATCGCTTCCAGGGCACGCTTCGCGTCGGCAACCTCGGCGGGGTGCTGCTCGACGCGAAAATCGACCAGGACATCCCCTCCTTCGCGGCCGACGTCACCGTTATCGACATCCTGCCTACGGCCGAGATGTCCAAAGCACTGGCCGAGCTGGCAGCCAAGGGCAGCAGCGGGTCGCTGCCTTATGCCATCGACGGCAGCATTTCGGCCACGCCGGAGAAAGAGGACAAGTCGCGCACCTTCGACGTGCACGGCAAGAACTGGCTTTCGCCCGTCCCCGGCATCCCCGACACCTACCGCTCCCCCTGATTACTCCACAGCCGCGCTTGCCGCGCCTCGCCAGGATTCACGATGACGATCTACAAAGCCCCCCTCAACGATATGCGCTTTGCGCTCTACGACGTGCTCGGCGCCGAAGCCGTGCTCACCCGGCTCGAAGGCGGTGAGGCGCATTCGCGCGACCTGCTCGACGCCGTGCTCGACGAGGCCGCGCGCTTCAACGAACAGGTCCTGGCGCCGCTGAACGCCTCGGGCGACCAGGAAGGCTGCGTCTATGACAAGGCCACCGCGACGGTCACGACTCCGAAGGGCTTCAAGGAGGCGTATCGCCAGTACGCCGAGGGCGGCTGGGCCGGCCTGACGGCACACGAGAAGTTCGGTGGCCAGGGCCTGCCCGCCGTGCTCGGCGCGATGACCAAGGAAATGATCGACTCGGCCAACCTGGCCTGGGGCATCTACCCGCTGCTGTCGCACGGTGCCACGGACGCGCTCGAACATCACGGTACCGAGTGGCAGCAGGAAACCTTCCTGAAGCCCTTGGTGGACGGCCGCTGGACGGGCACCATGTGCCTGACCGAGCCCCAGGCCGGTTCGGATCTCGGCCTGCTGAAGACCCGCGCCGAGCCCAACGCCGACGGCAGCTACCGCGTCAGCGGCACCAAGATCTTCATCAGCGCCGGCGAGCACGATTTCTCCGAGAACATCGTCCACCTCGTGCTGGCCCGGCTGCCGGACGCCCCGGCGGGCAGCCGCGGTATCTCGATGCTCATCGTGCCCAAATTCAAGGTGAACAAGGACGGCTCGCTCGGCGAGCGCAACGCCGTCGCCGCGGGTGCGATCGAGCACAAGATGGGCATCAAGGGCTCGGCCACCTGCGTGATGAATTTCGACGGTGCCGAAGGCTGGCTGATCGGACCCGCGCACAAGGGCCTCATGGCGATGTTCACCATGATGAATGCGGCACGCCTCGGCGTCGGCATCCAGGGTCTCGCCGTCTCCGAGCGTGCCCTGCAGAACAGCCTCAACTACGCCCGCGAGCGCCTGCAGATGCGTGCCTTGTCGGGCCCGGCGTTCCCGGAGAAACCGGCCGATCCGCTCACCGTGCACCCCGATGTGCGACGCATGCTGCTGACCCAGCGCGCCTTCGTCGAAGGGGGTCGCGTGTTGGCCGCCTACGCCGCGTTGCAGGGCGATATCGAGTCGCGCGATACCGACCCGCAGGTGCGCAAGAACGCCGGCGAACTGCTCTCGTTCCTCATCCCGATCGTCAAGGGCCTGCTTACCGAAGCGGCGCAGGAGTGCACCAAGGAAGCCCTGCAGATCTTCGGCGGCCACGGTTACATCGCCGAGCACGGCATGGAGCAGTTCGTCCGCGATGCCCGCATCATCACGCTGTACGAAGGCACCACCGGCATCCAGGCGCTCGACCTGCTCGGCCGCAAGATCATGCAGCTGCAGGGCGCCGGCCTGAAGCATTTCCTCAACGAGATCTCGACCTTCTGCCAAACCCACGCGGACAACGACACCGTGAAGGCCTTCATCGGCCCGCTCGCTGTCGCGACCAAGACCTGGGGCGACGTGACCCAGGCCGTCGCGCAGCGTGCGCAGGCGAATCCTGAAGAGCTCGGCGCCGCCGCCGTGGACTACCTCTATTTCTCCGGCTATGTGAGCCTGGCCTACGTCTGGGCCCGCAGCGTGCTGGCGGCTGGCGACTCATCCCTGTCGGCGAACGACAAGCAGGCCAAGCGCGACACCGCGACCTTCTACTTCACCCGCATCCTGCCGCGTATCCACGTGCATAAGGCAGCGATCGAAGCCGGCGTGGCGACGTTGCCGGAAGTGCTGTAACCGGGCGGGGCCTTCGGGCCCCTTGTCCCTGGGGGAGCCGATTTATCGGCGATTCGGCGATGGGGCGGAGCAGCTTCTCCGCTCCGTCGGCTTTTCGCCGCTGAAGCGGCTCCCACATTTCCCTCTTGGCCGACGGGGCTTCCGTCGGCCAGCGTGAAGGTGTAGAAAACAGACTCTTTCCGGAATCCTTCAGCCGCGACGGTGCCCGATACGATGAGCGACTCCCCGTTCCTGATCCGTCTCGCCGAAAGCGACGACGATGAGTTCATCCTGGATCTGGTCCCCCGTTTCATCAGCTTCCCGCTGCCCAACGGCCGTACGCGTACCGATTGCCTCAAAGGCATCGAGGCCGACCTGGTCCATCACCTCGACGACCAGCCGCCTAACAGCTACATCTTCGTCGTTGAAAACGAGGACGGCGATGCGGTCGGCTTCCTGCAACTGCAGAAGACCAAGGACTTCTTCACCCATCGGGACAACTGCCACATCGCCAATATCGCGGTCGCCCAGAAATACGAGGGTGTTGGCGTCGGGAAGTTCATGCTCGCGTATGCCGACAGCTGGGCAAAGGAGCATCACTGCCAGTTCGTTACCCTGGCCGTCCTCCCGGGGAACGAGAAAGCCCGGGACCTCTACGTTTCCCACGGCTTCGATACCGACCTGATGCGGCTGGCGAAACCGGTGCGCTGAGCGAGGGCATCGCCGCTGAAGGGGCTCCCACATTCCACATGACATGTCGCATGAAAAAGGCCACCCTGAGGTGGCCTTTTCGTTTGTACGAACCGGCAGTCGATCAGACCGTGGCCGGTACGTCCTTGGCTTCACGCGCATCCAGACGCGCGGCCATGCGGTCGATGTTGGCCAGCGACACCAGGTGGGCGTAGATCCAGCCGAACGCGCCCTCGCGCAGGAACTCGTGGGCAACCTTCTCATCGAGCGTGCGCAGCTTCTCTTCGTTGATCACGAACAGGCCGTTGAGGTTGATGCCCTTGCCTTCCTTCTGCAGGGTGACGGTGCGCTCTTCGAGCAGGTTGTGCTCGCGCAGCTTGCCCATGAACCACTGCGTGCGGGCGACGTGGTCCTGGAACTCGCCGAGGAACTTCACGGCGTTGGTCAGGGCCGGCGCGTCGGTGCCGTCTTCATTGAAGAGGCGCTCGCCTTCGCTGTCGTTGAAGCCTTCGTAGGCTTCGTCGAGGAACACGGTGAAGTCGTCACCCTCGGCACCGACCGGCTTCTCGGCCAGGACGAACGGGTAGCGGCGGATGAAGGCCGGGATGTACATGCCCGTCTCCCAGAAGCCGTTCTCGCCGACCAGGAGGTTCTCGCCCTGGCGAAGGCCGAGGAGGGCCATCG
Proteins encoded in this window:
- a CDS encoding GNAT family N-acetyltransferase, producing MSDSPFLIRLAESDDDEFILDLVPRFISFPLPNGRTRTDCLKGIEADLVHHLDDQPPNSYIFVVENEDGDAVGFLQLQKTKDFFTHRDNCHIANIAVAQKYEGVGVGKFMLAYADSWAKEHHCQFVTLAVLPGNEKARDLYVSHGFDTDLMRLAKPVR
- a CDS encoding SapC family protein translates to MAEVLFYERPVPLNRTAHRDLRIKAVNNIRFAAGAHSVPLTGVEFAPAARDYPILFAGNSIEEAGPMALLGLRQGENLLVGENGFWETGMYIPAFIRRYPFVLAEKPVGAEGDDFTVFLDEAYEGFNDSEGERLFNEDGTDAPALTNAVKFLGEFQDHVARTQWFMGKLREHNLLEERTVTLQKEGKGINLNGLFVINEEKLRTLDEKVAHEFLREGAFGWIYAHLVSLANIDRMAARLDAREAKDVPATV